The following proteins are encoded in a genomic region of Streptococcus sp. 29892:
- a CDS encoding YybH family protein produces MANRIENVLELYKQAVLEKDLDLMLSLYCDDVLIYDVAGQWSLSGKKDLADMVTSWFQEIATDRVEVSYSNLEIQSSQTCAFAYFDASFSKIGKEQSVTDRFTLGFIYDQGWKIKHQHSSHPV; encoded by the coding sequence ATGGCAAATAGGATTGAGAACGTATTGGAATTATATAAGCAAGCTGTCTTGGAAAAGGATTTGGATCTCATGTTGTCCTTGTATTGTGACGATGTTTTGATTTACGATGTGGCTGGGCAGTGGTCTTTGTCTGGTAAGAAGGACTTGGCAGATATGGTGACTTCTTGGTTTCAAGAAATTGCGACGGATAGGGTAGAAGTGAGCTATTCAAATCTGGAAATTCAGTCTTCCCAGACCTGTGCCTTTGCCTATTTTGATGCCAGCTTTTCAAAAATTGGAAAGGAACAGTCTGTCACAGACCGTTTCACACTAGGCTTTATTTATGACCAAGGTTGGAAAATCAAGCACCAACACTCTAGTCACCCTGTATAA
- the trmFO gene encoding methylenetetrahydrofolate--tRNA-(uracil(54)-C(5))-methyltransferase (FADH(2)-oxidizing) TrmFO: protein MSQTHINVIGAGLAGSEAAYQIAKRGIPVKLYEMRGVKPTPQHKTDKFAELVCSNSFRGDSLTNAVGLLKEEMRRLDSIIMRAGEAHRVPAGGAMAMDRENFSQAVTDEIHNHPLIEVIRGEITEIPEDAITVIATGPLTSDALAEKIHALNGGDGFYFYDAAAPIVDSSTINMDLVYLKSRYDKGEAAYLNAPMNKEQFTAFYEALISAEEAPLNSFEKEKYFEGCMPIEVMAKRGIKTMLYGPMKPVGLEYPDDYKGPRDGEYKTPYAVVQLRQDNAAGSLYNIVGFQTHLKWGEQKRVFQMIPGLENAEFVRYGVMHRNSYMDSPNLLEQTFATKKNPNLFFAGQMTGVEGYVESAASGLVAGINAVRRFRGEEPVIFPQTTAIGALPFYITHTESKHFQPMNVNFGIIKELDGPRIRDKKERYEAIAERSLKDLEEFLAY from the coding sequence ATGTCTCAAACCCACATTAATGTTATCGGAGCTGGCTTAGCTGGCTCAGAAGCTGCTTATCAGATTGCCAAGCGTGGCATTCCTGTCAAACTTTACGAGATGCGTGGTGTCAAACCGACTCCTCAGCACAAGACCGACAAGTTTGCCGAGTTGGTTTGTTCTAATTCTTTCCGTGGTGATAGTTTGACCAACGCTGTCGGTTTGCTCAAGGAAGAAATGCGTCGCTTGGATTCCATCATCATGCGTGCTGGTGAGGCTCATCGTGTGCCTGCTGGTGGCGCCATGGCCATGGACCGTGAGAACTTCTCTCAAGCAGTCACAGATGAAATTCACAATCACCCACTGATTGAAGTCATTCGTGGTGAGATTACTGAGATTCCCGAAGATGCTATTACAGTCATTGCGACGGGGCCTTTGACGTCTGACGCCTTGGCAGAAAAAATTCACGCACTCAATGGTGGCGACGGTTTTTACTTCTACGATGCGGCAGCACCGATTGTCGACAGCTCGACCATTAACATGGACTTGGTTTATCTTAAGTCCCGTTATGACAAGGGAGAGGCTGCCTATCTCAATGCTCCCATGAATAAGGAACAGTTTACCGCTTTCTATGAGGCCTTGATTTCAGCCGAGGAAGCACCGCTCAATTCCTTTGAAAAAGAAAAATACTTTGAAGGCTGTATGCCGATTGAAGTCATGGCTAAACGTGGTATCAAAACCATGTTATATGGTCCGATGAAGCCAGTTGGTCTGGAATATCCAGATGATTACAAGGGGCCACGTGATGGCGAATACAAGACACCTTACGCAGTTGTCCAGCTCCGTCAGGATAACGCAGCAGGTAGCCTTTACAATATTGTTGGCTTCCAGACTCACCTTAAGTGGGGTGAGCAGAAGCGGGTCTTCCAGATGATTCCAGGGCTTGAAAATGCGGAGTTTGTCCGCTACGGCGTTATGCACCGCAATTCCTACATGGATTCGCCAAACTTATTGGAACAGACCTTTGCGACCAAGAAAAATCCAAATCTGTTCTTTGCAGGTCAAATGACAGGAGTAGAAGGCTATGTTGAGTCTGCCGCCTCTGGCTTAGTGGCCGGTATCAACGCTGTTCGCCGTTTCCGAGGCGAGGAGCCGGTCATCTTCCCACAGACCACAGCCATCGGAGCTCTGCCATTCTACATCACCCACACCGAAAGCAAGCACTTCCAGCCTATGAATGTCAACTTTGGCATCATCAAGGAGCTAGACGGTCCGCGGATCCGTGATAAGAAGGAGCGTTATGAGGCAATAGCAGAACGTTCCCTCAAGGACTTGGAAGAGTTTTTGGCTTACTAA
- a CDS encoding DNA glycosylase AlkZ-like family protein encodes MNHDTWKGIILQKQGLLAPQSVQQICQNLNGLQAQFQPYVHVGFRNRMTAEDFHEGSWQEELTRQWSIRRTVHAYLKSEIPLYIHEGRMASTDYLQTVGRDDFSPQTKQKYHRLILEALEQAPMTREELKILCRAEKMTQEEEKQVFNAWGGLFRYMVERGEVYQEYGAKRFHLLTDFQPLSREKAELEIARRYFSGFGPVSLADARYYFKENKSTVLNWMKQLDLKTIEVAGEERFYLGKLEEAEVPDCLFIAGFDQLLLGYEKKANPFFDPKHIRQIYTLTGIVKPVVFYKGRLVATWRRDKDRIELAIFENLTNRELKELERYRRVYEERLKT; translated from the coding sequence ATGAATCACGATACTTGGAAGGGGATTATCTTGCAGAAGCAGGGCTTATTAGCCCCCCAGTCTGTCCAGCAGATTTGCCAAAATCTCAATGGCTTACAGGCTCAGTTCCAGCCCTATGTTCATGTCGGATTTCGCAACCGTATGACAGCAGAGGATTTTCATGAGGGGAGCTGGCAGGAGGAGCTGACACGTCAGTGGTCCATTCGGCGAACGGTTCATGCCTATCTCAAGTCGGAAATTCCTCTCTATATCCACGAGGGGCGGATGGCTAGTACCGACTATCTTCAAACCGTCGGTCGCGATGATTTTTCACCTCAAACCAAGCAGAAGTATCATCGGCTAATCCTAGAAGCCTTGGAACAAGCCCCTATGACCCGCGAAGAGCTGAAAATCCTCTGTCGTGCGGAAAAGATGACGCAGGAAGAGGAGAAGCAGGTTTTCAACGCTTGGGGCGGCCTTTTTCGCTACATGGTCGAGCGTGGGGAAGTTTATCAGGAGTACGGTGCCAAACGTTTTCACCTTCTGACAGACTTTCAGCCACTTTCACGGGAAAAAGCAGAGCTGGAAATCGCACGGCGGTATTTTTCAGGTTTTGGTCCTGTCAGCTTAGCGGATGCTCGTTATTACTTCAAGGAAAATAAATCTACGGTCCTAAATTGGATGAAACAATTGGATTTGAAAACTATAGAAGTAGCAGGGGAAGAACGCTTCTATCTAGGAAAATTAGAAGAAGCAGAAGTACCAGACTGCCTCTTCATTGCAGGTTTTGACCAACTTTTGCTAGGTTACGAAAAGAAAGCCAATCCCTTCTTTGATCCCAAGCATATTCGGCAGATTTATACGCTGACAGGCATTGTCAAACCAGTTGTTTTCTACAAGGGACGACTGGTTGCGACCTGGCGACGTGATAAGGACAGGATTGAATTAGCTATATTTGAAAATCTGACCAATCGTGAACTGAAAGAACTGGAACGTTACCGTCGAGTCTACGAGGAACGCTTGAAAACTTAG
- a CDS encoding alpha/beta hydrolase, translated as MNKSYFYLDMKTHELEVPFTARKRRVRVLLPKGYEEDTDKTYPVVYFHDGQNVLYSKEAFSGHSWKVIPTIKRNPDIAKMIIVAIDNDGAERMHEYAAWKFSEMGIPGVQFGGKGTLYAEFVMDVVKPFIDNTYRTKSDKSHTAMIGSSLGGNITQFMGLAYKDQIGCLGVFSSANWLHQEAFDRYIERKALDKDQRVYIYVGTEEADDTDKTLMAGNIKQSYINSSLTYYRQLIAGGVDLDNIALEVVSGAVHNEEAWAAYLPDCLRFLSEKW; from the coding sequence ATGAACAAGTCCTACTTTTATCTAGATATGAAAACGCACGAATTGGAAGTGCCCTTTACTGCTAGAAAACGCCGTGTCCGTGTTTTATTGCCAAAAGGATATGAGGAAGATACGGATAAAACCTACCCTGTTGTCTATTTCCATGACGGGCAAAATGTCCTGTACAGTAAAGAAGCTTTTTCAGGTCATTCTTGGAAAGTCATTCCGACCATCAAGCGAAATCCTGATATTGCTAAGATGATTATTGTAGCCATTGACAATGATGGTGCTGAGCGTATGCATGAATACGCTGCCTGGAAGTTTAGCGAGATGGGTATTCCAGGTGTTCAGTTTGGTGGCAAGGGTACCTTATATGCCGAATTTGTTATGGATGTGGTCAAACCTTTTATTGACAATACCTATCGCACCAAGTCTGACAAGAGCCACACAGCCATGATTGGCTCATCACTTGGTGGCAACATCACTCAGTTTATGGGATTAGCCTATAAGGACCAAATTGGCTGTTTGGGAGTATTTTCATCAGCTAACTGGCTCCATCAAGAAGCCTTTGACCGTTACATTGAGCGAAAAGCACTGGATAAGGACCAACGAGTTTATATCTACGTTGGAACAGAAGAAGCGGATGATACAGATAAAACCCTGATGGCAGGTAATATCAAGCAATCTTATATCAATTCCTCGCTAACTTACTACCGTCAATTGATAGCGGGAGGCGTTGATTTGGACAATATCGCCTTGGAAGTTGTTTCTGGTGCCGTCCATAATGAGGAAGCCTGGGCAGCTTATTTGCCAGATTGCTTGCGCTTTTTAAGCGAAAAGTGGTAA
- a CDS encoding esterase family protein, which translates to MHVEFLSHWSGHLGREMNVNRYGHAGIPVVVFASSGGSYNEYADFGMIEACRGSIEAGNVQFFTLTSHDKESWLADWKSIHDKAEAHRAYERYVIEEAIPFIKHKTGWFDGMMTTGCSMGAYHALNFFLQHPDVFTKVIALSGVYDARFFNNNHDYGHDDVVYQNSPSDYIWNQNDGWFIDKYRQADIIVCTGLGDWEQDGLDSFYNLKRAFEEKNIPAWFDTWGTDVAHDWLWWRKQMPFFLHSIGL; encoded by the coding sequence ATGCATGTAGAATTTTTAAGTCACTGGTCTGGCCATCTTGGTCGTGAAATGAATGTCAACCGTTATGGACACGCAGGTATTCCTGTGGTTGTTTTTGCCTCATCAGGCGGTTCGTACAATGAATACGCAGATTTTGGGATGATTGAAGCCTGCCGTGGCTCGATTGAGGCTGGTAATGTCCAATTTTTCACCCTAACCAGTCACGATAAGGAAAGTTGGTTGGCGGACTGGAAGTCTATTCATGATAAAGCTGAAGCTCACCGTGCCTATGAACGTTATGTGATTGAAGAAGCGATTCCATTTATTAAACATAAAACTGGCTGGTTTGATGGTATGATGACAACTGGTTGCTCAATGGGGGCCTACCACGCGCTGAATTTCTTCCTCCAGCATCCAGATGTATTTACAAAAGTTATCGCCCTTTCAGGTGTCTATGATGCTCGTTTCTTTAACAACAACCACGACTACGGGCATGATGATGTGGTCTATCAAAACTCACCGTCTGATTACATCTGGAACCAAAATGATGGTTGGTTCATCGACAAATATCGCCAAGCAGATATCATCGTCTGCACAGGTTTGGGTGATTGGGAGCAAGATGGTTTAGACTCTTTCTACAATCTGAAACGTGCATTCGAAGAGAAAAATATCCCAGCTTGGTTTGACACTTGGGGCACCGATGTGGCTCACGACTGGTTATGGTGGAGAAAACAAATGCCATTCTTCCTTCACTCCATCGGACTATAA
- a CDS encoding ATP-grasp domain-containing protein has translation MNYLVISPFYPENFQPFTIELAKKEGVTVLGIGQEPYEQLPEELRNALTEYFRVEDLENIDEVKRAAAFLIYKHGPIDRVESHNEHWLENDAALREQFNIFGAKPKHLKKTKFKSEMKKYFKKAGVPVVPGVVVKTERDFGRALKNVGFPMIAKPDNGVGASGTFKIENKEDFDRFVDTWDRSTVYFLEKFVNSSIITTYDGLVDHEGNVVFETGLTYVHTPFELIQTKKDNAYFIEKELDPKLVEYGRAIIKAFGMRERFFHIEFFKEGDDYIAIEYNNRMAGGFTVEAYNYAHSIDLFRDYANIATGGGVEERTYTPQYCLVATRRDTTDYVHSADDIHQEFADKIKTVKRMPDAFAELQGNDAYLLVTESKEVLDDMIAYIGLTK, from the coding sequence ATGAATTATCTCGTTATTTCCCCTTTTTATCCAGAAAATTTCCAACCCTTCACCATTGAATTGGCTAAAAAAGAAGGTGTTACCGTTCTAGGTATTGGACAAGAACCCTATGAACAATTACCAGAAGAACTCCGCAATGCTTTGACAGAATATTTCCGTGTGGAAGATTTGGAAAATATCGATGAAGTCAAGCGTGCAGCGGCTTTCTTGATTTATAAACATGGTCCAATTGACCGTGTAGAATCCCACAATGAGCATTGGTTGGAAAATGATGCAGCCCTCCGAGAACAATTTAACATCTTCGGAGCCAAACCCAAACACCTGAAAAAGACTAAATTTAAGTCGGAAATGAAAAAATATTTCAAAAAAGCAGGAGTTCCTGTCGTTCCAGGTGTGGTGGTTAAAACGGAACGCGACTTTGGTAGAGCTTTGAAGAATGTTGGTTTCCCAATGATTGCTAAGCCAGACAATGGTGTCGGTGCATCTGGGACTTTCAAAATCGAAAATAAGGAAGATTTTGATCGATTTGTTGACACTTGGGATAGAAGCACCGTCTATTTCTTAGAAAAATTTGTTAATTCAAGCATCATCACAACATATGACGGATTGGTCGATCATGAAGGCAATGTTGTTTTTGAAACAGGTTTGACCTACGTTCATACACCGTTTGAATTGATACAAACCAAGAAGGACAACGCCTACTTTATTGAGAAAGAACTAGATCCTAAGTTAGTTGAATATGGCAGGGCAATTATCAAGGCCTTTGGTATGAGGGAGCGTTTCTTCCATATTGAATTTTTCAAGGAAGGTGATGACTATATCGCTATCGAGTACAATAATCGTATGGCAGGTGGTTTCACAGTTGAAGCCTACAACTATGCCCATTCCATTGATCTCTTCCGTGACTATGCTAATATCGCAACAGGTGGAGGAGTTGAGGAGCGGACATACACCCCTCAATATTGCTTGGTGGCAACTCGTCGTGATACAACAGACTATGTTCACTCAGCAGATGACATTCATCAGGAATTTGCTGATAAGATTAAGACAGTTAAACGCATGCCAGACGCCTTTGCGGAATTGCAAGGAAATGATGCCTACCTCCTTGTGACAGAGAGCAAGGAAGTGTTGGATGACATGATTGCCTATATTGGTTTAACAAAATAG
- a CDS encoding NisI/SpaI family lantibiotic immunity lipoprotein codes for MKKKVFGLLALGSIMLTACSSSSAGLSFDEGYQTFHYKGKDYAVSKQEVTEDSIQEVEVKFMDWPVVKEEGAVKTTVSLNNLYVTTSKDWAIGVQDGYYKVDLEDNIAESDRINYQEVLDQADE; via the coding sequence ATGAAAAAGAAAGTATTTGGCTTGCTGGCTTTGGGCAGTATAATGCTAACTGCTTGTTCTTCCTCTTCAGCAGGTCTTAGCTTTGATGAGGGCTATCAAACTTTCCATTACAAGGGAAAAGATTATGCCGTTAGCAAACAGGAAGTTACCGAAGATAGTATTCAAGAGGTAGAAGTCAAGTTTATGGATTGGCCTGTTGTTAAAGAGGAAGGGGCAGTGAAAACGACGGTATCCTTGAATAATCTCTATGTAACCACTAGCAAGGATTGGGCCATTGGTGTCCAAGATGGTTATTATAAAGTGGACTTAGAAGACAATATTGCTGAGTCAGATCGTATCAATTATCAAGAAGTGCTTGATCAAGCAGATGAATAA
- a CDS encoding ABC transporter ATP-binding protein, whose translation MLLEINHLEKVYRTRFSKEETRALQDVDFKVDKGEFIAIMGESGSGKTTLLNILATLDKPTRGSVILNNQDITKIKESKLADFRLRNLGFVFQDFNLLDTLSIQDNIFLPLVLARTSYEEMEKRLKVLAPKLRIQDLLKKRPFELSGGQKQRVAIARSLITQPQIVLADEPTAALDYRNSEDLLNLFEEINRDGQTILMVTHSANAASHAKRVLFIKDGRIFHQLYKADKSNQDFAKEISLNMSALLGGE comes from the coding sequence ATGTTATTAGAAATCAATCATTTAGAAAAAGTTTACCGCACGCGCTTTTCAAAAGAGGAAACTCGTGCCTTGCAAGATGTGGACTTCAAAGTCGATAAGGGGGAATTTATCGCGATTATGGGTGAAAGTGGTTCAGGTAAGACGACTTTGCTCAACATTTTGGCGACCTTGGACAAGCCAACGCGTGGCTCTGTTATCTTAAATAATCAAGACATCACCAAAATCAAGGAAAGCAAGCTGGCAGATTTCCGTTTGCGTAACCTAGGTTTTGTTTTCCAAGATTTTAATCTCTTGGATACCCTGTCCATCCAAGACAATATCTTTTTACCTCTGGTATTGGCACGTACTAGCTATGAGGAAATGGAAAAACGGTTGAAAGTTTTGGCGCCAAAACTGCGGATTCAAGATTTGCTGAAAAAACGTCCCTTTGAACTTTCTGGTGGACAAAAGCAGCGCGTGGCCATTGCTCGTAGTTTGATTACCCAGCCACAGATTGTTCTAGCGGACGAACCGACAGCTGCCCTAGATTACCGCAATTCAGAAGACTTGCTGAATTTGTTTGAAGAAATTAACCGTGACGGTCAAACCATTCTCATGGTGACCCACTCGGCCAACGCAGCCAGCCACGCCAAACGTGTCTTGTTTATCAAAGATGGTCGCATTTTCCATCAACTGTACAAGGCAGACAAGAGCAATCAAGACTTTGCCAAGGAGATTTCGCTCAATATGTCTGCACTTTTAGGGGGTGAGTAG
- a CDS encoding FtsX-like permease family protein, producing the protein MFYLKLAGQNIRKSMGVFAPFVLASLVLFTLICSMFLLMLSPVIKTMGSGAVSIGLGVVVLTIFSVIMEIYSFNFLMKQRAREFGLYNMLGMNKKKVALIASLELMMIFFLVVVLGSVLAGVFANVLYLIFVNLTHYSDLHFGIDPLAFVMTAFLFAGIFFLLELLAIRTIGKTSPLILFRASEKGEKEPRGNLLLAALGVLSLGVGYYLSLSSQSAGVAVIYRFFIAVLFVIAGTYLFYISFMTWYLKARRKNKRYFYTPEHFITTSQMIFRMKQHATGLANITLLAVMAFVTIATTTSLYTGMTNMTSGLYPKETSITYHVANRSQGEMAFQQSVLSHFPEKANDSLSYLTYQAGLVYDGGSEIVISPETIANPDFSKMAYTYFITQDDFRKLGNDLPELAVNQVAFIRPSEMPSLEKVTLGDSTFENVVNLDTAIFPDITNTLNAAVMVVSDDSVLQTIRSYYESNNPQGYQVSLDYRIFTDLTNEEVLSLGEQAGDMYHILDENGEYLGNAMQKTDFNNMIMGFTGGFLFTGFLLGISFLLGAALIIYYKQYSEGHEDKKSYKILQEVGMSQQAVKKTINSQTLLVFFMPLAMATLHFVVALVMLKQMLMMFGVVSSSMIYTVSGITLLAVALIYFVIYKWTSRTYYRIIER; encoded by the coding sequence ATGTTTTACCTCAAACTTGCTGGGCAAAATATCCGAAAATCCATGGGTGTGTTTGCTCCCTTCGTTTTAGCCAGTCTTGTGCTATTTACTCTGATTTGTTCCATGTTCTTACTCATGCTCAGTCCAGTTATAAAGACCATGGGCTCTGGTGCCGTTTCTATCGGTCTTGGTGTTGTTGTTCTGACCATTTTCTCGGTCATTATGGAGATTTATAGTTTTAATTTCCTTATGAAACAACGGGCGAGGGAATTTGGTCTCTATAACATGCTGGGGATGAACAAGAAAAAGGTAGCCTTGATAGCTAGCCTCGAATTGATGATGATATTCTTTCTGGTTGTAGTTCTTGGTTCTGTCTTAGCTGGTGTGTTCGCAAATGTTCTCTACTTGATTTTTGTCAATCTAACACATTATAGCGATTTGCATTTTGGAATAGACCCTCTGGCCTTTGTCATGACCGCCTTTCTCTTTGCTGGTATCTTCTTTCTCTTGGAATTGCTAGCCATTCGGACCATTGGTAAGACCAGTCCGCTGATTTTGTTCCGAGCTAGTGAAAAAGGGGAGAAGGAGCCACGTGGGAATCTTCTCTTGGCTGCTCTTGGTGTCCTTAGCCTAGGCGTTGGCTACTACCTGTCACTTTCTTCTCAATCTGCAGGAGTTGCTGTCATCTATCGTTTCTTTATCGCTGTTCTCTTTGTCATTGCGGGGACATATCTGTTCTACATCAGCTTTATGACTTGGTATTTGAAGGCTCGGCGGAAAAACAAACGCTATTTTTACACGCCAGAGCATTTCATTACCACATCGCAGATGATTTTTCGGATGAAGCAACATGCAACAGGTTTGGCCAATATTACACTGCTTGCGGTCATGGCCTTTGTTACCATTGCGACAACTACTTCTCTCTATACAGGCATGACCAATATGACCAGTGGACTTTATCCAAAGGAAACATCCATTACCTATCACGTTGCGAATAGAAGTCAGGGTGAAATGGCCTTCCAGCAATCGGTGCTCAGCCATTTTCCAGAAAAAGCAAATGACAGCTTATCTTATCTGACCTATCAAGCTGGTCTAGTCTATGATGGTGGTAGTGAGATTGTCATTAGTCCGGAAACCATTGCCAATCCAGACTTTAGCAAAATGGCTTATACTTACTTCATCACTCAAGATGACTTCAGGAAGTTGGGCAATGACTTGCCAGAGCTGGCTGTCAATCAAGTAGCCTTTATCCGTCCAAGTGAAATGCCATCGCTAGAGAAAGTCACTTTGGGAGATAGTACTTTCGAGAATGTAGTAAATCTTGATACAGCTATTTTCCCTGATATTACTAATACGCTCAATGCTGCCGTCATGGTGGTTAGCGATGATAGTGTTCTACAAACTATTCGTAGCTATTATGAATCAAATAATCCTCAAGGCTATCAGGTTAGTCTGGACTACCGTATCTTTACCGACCTGACCAATGAAGAAGTGCTCTCTCTTGGAGAGCAGGCAGGCGATATGTATCATATTCTGGATGAAAATGGAGAATACCTAGGAAATGCCATGCAGAAAACAGACTTCAATAATATGATCATGGGTTTCACAGGTGGTTTCCTCTTTACAGGCTTTTTGTTGGGCATTAGTTTCTTGCTGGGTGCTGCCCTGATTATCTACTACAAGCAGTATTCGGAGGGGCATGAGGACAAGAAATCCTACAAGATTTTACAGGAAGTGGGGATGAGCCAGCAGGCTGTCAAGAAAACTATCAACTCTCAAACGCTTTTGGTCTTCTTTATGCCACTGGCTATGGCAACCCTGCACTTTGTCGTCGCCCTAGTCATGCTCAAACAAATGTTGATGATGTTCGGTGTGGTTTCTTCCAGCATGATTTACACGGTTAGTGGAATTACATTGTTGGCAGTCGCCTTGATCTACTTTGTCATCTACAAGTGGACCAGTCGGACTTATTACCGTATTATTGAACGATAG
- the relB gene encoding type II toxin-antitoxin system RelB family antitoxin, translating to MAAITLKVSEQDKLFMQAMAKFEGVSLSELIRTKTLEALEDEYDARVADIAWAEYQADLANGIEPITLEQMAEELGIEL from the coding sequence ATGGCAGCTATTACATTAAAAGTTTCTGAGCAAGACAAGCTCTTTATGCAGGCTATGGCAAAATTTGAAGGTGTGAGTTTGTCAGAACTCATTCGGACTAAAACACTTGAAGCCCTTGAAGACGAGTACGATGCGCGTGTGGCTGATATTGCTTGGGCAGAATACCAAGCTGACTTGGCGAATGGAATTGAGCCGATAACACTAGAACAAATGGCTGAGGAGTTGGGCATTGAGTTATAA
- a CDS encoding type II toxin-antitoxin system RelE family toxin, with translation MDKTAASLILRYLYKHIDGCDNPRQYGKALTANRSGQWRYRIGNYRVIVSIEDDKLIVTALEVGHRKEIYK, from the coding sequence ATGGATAAAACCGCTGCAAGTTTGATTTTGCGCTATCTTTATAAGCATATTGACGGGTGTGACAACCCCAGACAATACGGAAAAGCTTTGACTGCCAATCGTTCTGGCCAATGGCGCTATCGTATCGGCAACTACAGGGTTATCGTCAGTATTGAAGATGACAAATTGATTGTAACGGCCCTTGAAGTCGGGCATCGGAAAGAAATATATAAATAG
- a CDS encoding DNA-binding response regulator: MKKEKIYIVEDDEMIVQLLKQHLGKSYQVESVQNFRAVSQEVAELKPDLVLMDISLPYYNGFYWTTEIRKTMTMPIIFISSSDDEMNAVMAMNMGGDDFVSKPFSLGILDAKIGAFLRRVNQFSKSTDLSIDQFQLSLDGRFSNESEQVQLSPTETKILSALLERQGQIVSKDELLEKLWENEEFIDQNTLNVNMTRLRKKVSEVGFERIHTVRGVGYLVK, translated from the coding sequence ATGAAAAAAGAGAAGATTTATATTGTTGAAGACGATGAGATGATTGTCCAGCTCTTGAAGCAGCATCTGGGAAAATCATATCAGGTGGAAAGTGTGCAGAATTTCCGAGCTGTCAGTCAGGAGGTTGCAGAACTCAAACCAGACTTAGTGCTGATGGATATTAGCCTGCCTTATTACAACGGCTTTTACTGGACGACAGAAATCCGTAAAACCATGACCATGCCCATTATCTTTATCTCCTCTAGCGATGATGAGATGAATGCAGTCATGGCTATGAACATGGGTGGTGATGATTTTGTGTCCAAGCCATTTTCACTAGGGATTTTGGATGCCAAAATCGGTGCCTTTCTGCGTCGGGTTAATCAATTCAGCAAATCAACCGATTTGTCTATCGACCAATTCCAGCTTAGTTTGGATGGGCGATTTTCAAATGAATCGGAACAGGTTCAATTGTCTCCAACAGAAACCAAGATTTTGTCTGCCTTACTAGAAAGACAGGGGCAGATTGTCAGCAAGGATGAACTCTTGGAAAAACTCTGGGAAAATGAAGAATTTATCGACCAGAACACGCTCAATGTAAACATGACCAGACTGCGTAAGAAGGTGAGCGAAGTCGGGTTTGAACGAATTCATACGGTTCGTGGCGTGGGGTACTTGGTCAAATGA